In the bacterium genome, one interval contains:
- a CDS encoding AIR synthase family protein encodes MKRELPATGKVSPDIFDEIILPRLGRRRPQVLVGPRNGVDVGVVDLGNGRVMVTTTDPVFVIPAYGWERAAWFAVHILASDAATSGLPPAYITLDLNLPLSMDREAFEAFWNTVHRECDAIGLAVISGHTGRYQGCEFPMIGGATVICVGPKDRYLTPAMARPGDAVLVTKGAAVEAAGLFAATFPDRIEERFGSEFAEEARELFWQMSVVEDARIAVEAGVREEGVTSMHDATECGVLGGLYEVARAAGVGMTVEKEAIIVQDPVRRICGLFGIDPYTSISEGSLIVTCRPHRADEVLKRLGAGGIPASRVGEVTDDPGRLILREDGQERPLEHPRVDPFWGALAEFSGRRA; translated from the coding sequence ATGAAACGGGAACTGCCCGCGACCGGCAAGGTCTCGCCGGATATCTTCGACGAGATCATCCTCCCCCGCCTGGGGCGACGGCGGCCTCAAGTGCTGGTCGGCCCCCGCAACGGGGTCGACGTCGGGGTCGTGGACCTGGGGAACGGCCGGGTCATGGTCACCACCACCGACCCGGTCTTCGTCATCCCCGCCTACGGCTGGGAACGAGCGGCCTGGTTCGCCGTGCACATCCTGGCCTCGGACGCGGCCACCTCGGGACTCCCCCCGGCCTATATCACCCTGGACCTGAACCTCCCCCTTTCCATGGACCGGGAAGCTTTCGAGGCTTTCTGGAACACGGTCCACCGGGAATGCGACGCCATCGGCCTGGCCGTGATCTCGGGACACACCGGCCGCTACCAAGGCTGCGAATTCCCCATGATCGGGGGGGCGACCGTGATCTGCGTGGGCCCGAAGGACCGCTATCTTACCCCCGCCATGGCCCGGCCCGGCGATGCCGTCCTCGTCACCAAGGGAGCGGCGGTGGAGGCCGCCGGCCTGTTCGCGGCCACCTTTCCGGACCGGATCGAAGAACGTTTCGGCTCCGAGTTCGCCGAGGAAGCCCGAGAACTGTTCTGGCAGATGTCGGTGGTGGAGGACGCCCGGATCGCGGTCGAAGCCGGCGTCCGCGAGGAGGGAGTGACCTCGATGCACGACGCCACCGAATGCGGCGTCCTGGGCGGCCTCTACGAAGTGGCCCGGGCCGCGGGGGTGGGGATGACGGTCGAAAAGGAAGCGATCATCGTCCAGGATCCGGTGCGCCGGATCTGCGGTTTGTTCGGGATCGACCCCTATACCTCGATCAGCGAGGGGTCCCTGATCGTCACCTGCCGCCCGCACCGGGCGGACGAGGTTCTGAAGCGCCTGGGCGCCGGGGGGATCCCCGCCAGCCGGGTCGGGGAAGTCACCGACGACCCCGGGCGCCTGATCCTGCGCGAGGACGGCCAGGAACGGCCCCTGGAGCACCCCCGGGTGGACCCGTTCTGGGGGGCGCTGGCCGAGTTCAGCGGCCGTCGCGCCTAA
- a CDS encoding NAD(P)/FAD-dependent oxidoreductase translates to MRRPGRVIVIGGGPAGLMAAGKAAAAGASVLLLERMDRVGLKLGLTGKGRCNLTNVAPVPEMLQHFGAGGNFLRAALCNFGNRRLIGFFADLGVATAVERGGRVFPEAGSAVELARALKKWAAGTGVEILTSRRVDRLLVDEGRIRGVWVGDDFYRARAAVIATGGLSYPRTGSSGDGYRLAASVGHTVVAPRPALVPLDTPTGHWSRTLPGLALKNVRCRLTAGGRRIADEFGEMIFTHTGVSGPIVLSLSLRAGDALAAGAEVALSLDFKPALDEKKLDLRLLRDLKEAGKRRIAGVVKGLLPRALVPVCLAASGIDPLKRADQVTREERLRLRLWLKGADIPVLELRPAAEAVVTAGGVSRPEINPRSMESRLVRGLFFAGEVIDIDADTGGYNLQAAFSTGYLAGAGAAAACL, encoded by the coding sequence GTGCGCCGACCAGGCCGGGTAATCGTGATCGGCGGCGGACCGGCGGGGCTGATGGCGGCCGGGAAGGCCGCGGCCGCCGGCGCCTCGGTGCTGTTGCTGGAGAGGATGGACCGGGTCGGCCTCAAGTTGGGCTTGACCGGGAAAGGCCGGTGCAACCTCACCAACGTCGCCCCGGTTCCGGAGATGCTCCAGCACTTCGGGGCCGGGGGCAATTTTCTGCGCGCCGCCCTCTGCAATTTCGGCAACCGCCGCCTGATCGGGTTTTTCGCCGACCTGGGAGTGGCCACGGCGGTGGAGCGGGGCGGCCGGGTCTTTCCCGAAGCGGGGAGCGCGGTGGAGCTGGCCCGGGCCTTGAAAAAATGGGCGGCGGGAACCGGAGTCGAGATTCTCACCTCCCGCCGCGTCGATCGGCTCCTGGTCGACGAGGGCCGTATCCGGGGGGTCTGGGTGGGGGACGATTTTTATCGGGCCCGGGCGGCGGTGATCGCCACCGGAGGGCTCTCCTACCCGCGGACCGGTTCCAGCGGCGACGGCTACCGGTTGGCGGCCTCCGTCGGGCATACCGTCGTCGCCCCCCGTCCCGCCCTCGTCCCCCTGGACACGCCCACCGGGCACTGGTCGCGGACCCTCCCCGGCTTGGCCCTGAAGAACGTCCGGTGCCGGCTGACGGCCGGGGGGCGCCGGATCGCCGACGAGTTCGGGGAGATGATCTTCACCCATACCGGGGTGTCGGGACCGATCGTTCTTTCCCTTTCCCTCCGGGCCGGGGACGCGCTGGCCGCCGGGGCCGAAGTCGCGCTTTCCCTCGATTTCAAGCCGGCCCTCGACGAGAAGAAACTCGATCTGCGCCTCCTGCGCGATTTGAAGGAGGCGGGAAAACGGCGGATAGCCGGGGTGGTCAAGGGCCTGCTCCCCCGCGCGCTGGTCCCGGTCTGCCTGGCCGCCTCCGGGATCGACCCTCTCAAGCGGGCGGACCAGGTTACCCGGGAGGAGCGTCTTCGTCTCCGCCTCTGGCTCAAGGGGGCCGACATCCCCGTCCTCGAACTCCGTCCGGCGGCGGAAGCGGTCGTCACCGCCGGGGGCGTGTCCCGCCCCGAGATCAACCCCCGCAGCATGGAGTCGCGGCTGGTCCGCGGCCTCTTCTTCGCCGGCGAGGTCATCGATATCGACGCCGATACCGGCGGCTACAACCTGCAGGCCGCGTTCTCCACCGGGTACCTGGCCGGGGCCGGCGCCGCCGCCGCCTGTCTTTAG
- a CDS encoding CsgG/HfaB family protein, whose protein sequence is MKKTSLTTWAVALAAAVAAGTAAAAPKMTIAVSEFDNKSGWYGAWDIGWGMQEMMATSLINTGKFTVLERQDLSSVLAEQDLGASGRTGEGSAAAIGKLGKAQILISGAVTEFEEKKGGEGGGIGIAGFRIGGSHEQAHVAINVRIYDTSSGEVLDSIRVEGSADAGGLSLGYSHSDFSGDLGGFRKTPLGEATQEAIDEAVAKIASRLRSVPWQGKVIKADASKVYINAGSEGGMSEGMEFDVIRQGEALVDPDTGMTLGSETEKVGRVKVTSVKEKYSIAEVLSGTGLERGDLVQAD, encoded by the coding sequence ATGAAAAAAACTTCACTGACCACCTGGGCGGTCGCGCTGGCGGCCGCGGTCGCGGCCGGAACGGCCGCCGCCGCGCCCAAGATGACGATCGCGGTCTCCGAGTTCGACAACAAATCCGGCTGGTACGGTGCCTGGGATATCGGCTGGGGCATGCAGGAGATGATGGCCACCTCCCTGATCAACACCGGCAAATTCACCGTTCTCGAGCGGCAGGACCTCTCCTCGGTCCTGGCCGAGCAGGATCTGGGAGCCAGCGGACGCACCGGCGAAGGTTCGGCCGCCGCCATCGGCAAGCTGGGTAAGGCCCAGATCCTGATCTCGGGCGCGGTCACCGAGTTCGAGGAGAAGAAAGGCGGAGAAGGCGGCGGGATCGGGATCGCCGGTTTCCGCATCGGCGGCAGCCACGAGCAGGCCCACGTGGCCATCAACGTCCGGATCTACGACACCAGCAGCGGCGAGGTGCTGGACTCGATCCGGGTGGAGGGGAGCGCCGACGCCGGCGGCCTCTCCCTCGGCTACAGCCACTCCGATTTTTCCGGAGACCTGGGCGGTTTCCGCAAGACCCCGCTGGGGGAAGCGACCCAGGAAGCCATCGACGAAGCGGTGGCGAAAATCGCCTCCCGCCTCAGGAGCGTTCCCTGGCAGGGCAAAGTGATCAAGGCCGACGCCTCCAAGGTCTACATCAACGCCGGCAGCGAAGGGGGGATGAGCGAAGGCATGGAATTCGACGTCATCCGCCAGGGAGAAGCCCTGGTCGACCCCGATACCGGGATGACCCTGGGATCGGAGACGGAGAAGGTGGGCCGGGTCAAGGTCACCAGCGTCAAGGAGAAGTACTCCATCGCCGAGGTTCTCTCCGGGACCGGACTGGAGCGCGGCGACCTGGTCCAGGCCGACTGA